Proteins encoded in a region of the Euzebya tangerina genome:
- the dapB gene encoding 4-hydroxy-tetrahydrodipicolinate reductase, with protein sequence MLRVAVLGALGRMGQTTCAAIDGDPDVELVAALDADDSREKLLDAGADVCVDFTHPDSVKANVLWLLRAGVHAVVGTTGLTDEDLAEIDQATGPANALVAPNFAVGAVLLMRFAEEAAVHLPNVEIIELHHDRKADAPSGTALRTAKLIAEAQRSAPPGTAAAGGTPAPVGPDDNPARGLLEKKIPVHSVRLPGLVAHQQVMFGGTGETLTLTHDSLDRSSFMPGVLLAVKAVGTRPGLTVGLEHILFD encoded by the coding sequence ATGTTGCGCGTCGCCGTTCTCGGAGCCCTCGGCCGGATGGGGCAGACGACCTGTGCCGCCATCGACGGTGATCCGGACGTCGAGCTGGTCGCCGCACTCGACGCTGACGACAGCCGGGAGAAGCTGCTGGATGCCGGCGCCGACGTCTGCGTCGACTTCACCCACCCGGACAGCGTGAAGGCCAACGTGCTGTGGTTGCTCCGAGCGGGTGTGCACGCCGTGGTCGGGACGACCGGGCTGACCGACGAGGACCTGGCGGAGATCGACCAGGCCACGGGGCCTGCCAACGCCCTGGTGGCCCCCAACTTCGCAGTCGGTGCGGTCCTCTTGATGCGCTTCGCCGAGGAGGCGGCCGTGCACCTGCCGAACGTCGAGATCATCGAGCTGCACCACGACCGGAAGGCCGACGCGCCATCCGGCACGGCGCTGCGGACCGCCAAGCTGATTGCAGAGGCGCAGCGGTCAGCTCCCCCGGGGACGGCTGCGGCGGGCGGGACGCCAGCGCCCGTCGGTCCGGACGACAACCCGGCACGGGGGCTCCTGGAGAAAAAGATCCCCGTGCACTCGGTCCGGCTCCCCGGGCTGGTCGCCCACCAGCAGGTCATGTTCGGCGGGACGGGCGAGACCCTGACGCTGACGCACGACTCCCTGGATCGGTCCTCGTTCATGCCGGGCGTTCTTCTTGCGGTCAAGGCGGTTGGGACCCGTCCCGGCCTGACGGTTGGTCTCGAGCACATCCTGTTCGACTAG
- a CDS encoding S8 family serine peptidase, which produces MSGPETIPAWAKESRAVALASVPKLGDLTPEWAWGGATGEGVRVAVVDSGIDADHPDLGECIDVERGVALRLDQDGDVTLSHGPHRDDFGHGTACAGIIHSLAPAARITSVKVLGSGLSGKAAVFLRGLAWCVEQGFDIINLSLGTTREDWALPFYEVCDRAYFSGSLIVTAASNVNRPSWPSLIASVTSVASNLSDNPERFHYNPEPPTEFLAHGVNVDVAWRGGERISGTGNSYAAPHIAGIAARIKSKHTDLRPFQLKTVLWATAANVQQAPTRAGSINYRDTQTIRTTGVFNLADLGA; this is translated from the coding sequence GTGAGCGGACCCGAGACGATCCCCGCCTGGGCCAAGGAGTCTCGCGCCGTGGCGCTGGCGTCGGTGCCGAAGCTGGGAGACCTGACGCCGGAGTGGGCCTGGGGCGGCGCCACGGGCGAGGGGGTCCGGGTGGCTGTCGTCGACTCCGGCATCGACGCCGATCATCCTGACCTCGGTGAGTGCATCGACGTCGAACGCGGCGTCGCCCTGCGCCTCGACCAGGACGGTGACGTCACCCTCAGCCACGGCCCGCACCGCGACGACTTCGGTCACGGCACGGCCTGCGCGGGGATCATCCACTCCTTGGCTCCGGCTGCGCGAATCACCAGCGTGAAGGTGCTCGGCTCGGGTCTGTCGGGGAAGGCGGCGGTATTCCTGCGTGGCCTGGCCTGGTGCGTCGAGCAGGGGTTCGACATCATCAACCTCTCCCTCGGCACAACTCGGGAGGACTGGGCCCTTCCCTTCTACGAGGTGTGCGACCGCGCGTACTTCTCGGGCTCGCTCATCGTGACGGCGGCCAGCAACGTGAACCGTCCGTCGTGGCCCTCCCTCATCGCCAGCGTCACCAGCGTGGCCTCGAACCTGTCCGACAACCCCGAGCGCTTCCACTACAACCCCGAGCCGCCCACGGAGTTCCTGGCCCACGGCGTCAACGTGGACGTCGCGTGGCGGGGCGGCGAGCGGATAAGCGGGACCGGCAACTCCTACGCCGCGCCCCACATCGCCGGCATCGCTGCGCGGATCAAGTCCAAGCACACCGACCTCCGGCCGTTCCAACTCAAGACGGTCCTGTGGGCCACCGCAGCCAACGTCCAGCAGGCGCCGA
- a CDS encoding FAD-dependent thymidylate synthase, with product MHPEHSLTPEEQALLAPHVSNLDGNVFALANLPEVVKGAMYARYSRSPKSLRRLLLDEFADTLGGGATDADGSLTVADEGSKAAALYDRVFLQYGDDSVAQLGGAHLAVEQASNLLTKQLEWGRLAAYLEQSTRYIPYDDKPGGRYRYHRPAEVMAGPHADRYIADLDRMFGAYAELIEPMQAWARATYPQDARTSDVAYRNTIRAKALDSIRGLLPAATTSNVGIFASGQAYENMLLRMAGHELAEVRDAAQAMLTELRTVIPSFLKRVDLPDRGVAWTQYLRAARHSAAEAASALDLHPPHGRPDEQGADEEVTLTAFGPPDAMIDLVTGILAPHTAAPEAQVRTAVDDMTAEQQQQILSEYVGKRTNRRHRPGRAFERPWYRFEILSDYGGFRDLQRHRMLTIEWQLLTPAHGYEMPPEVADAGLTTQYDAIMRRQAELHEVLAEAHGPHVAQYAVGFGWRMRYTMQLNARAAMQMLELRTTPQGHPAYRRVCQRMHQLIRAVHPEIAAAMSYVDHSTGELERLAAEQALDAKRAAQ from the coding sequence ATGCACCCCGAGCACTCCCTGACCCCTGAGGAGCAGGCGTTGCTGGCGCCCCACGTGTCCAACCTGGACGGGAACGTGTTCGCGCTGGCCAACCTGCCGGAGGTGGTCAAGGGCGCGATGTACGCCCGGTACTCCCGCTCGCCGAAGTCGCTTCGCCGCCTGCTGCTGGACGAGTTCGCCGACACCCTGGGAGGGGGCGCCACCGACGCCGACGGGTCGTTGACCGTGGCGGACGAGGGCTCGAAGGCCGCCGCCCTGTACGACCGGGTTTTCCTGCAGTACGGGGACGACTCGGTGGCCCAGCTGGGCGGCGCGCACCTCGCCGTCGAGCAGGCCTCCAACCTGCTGACCAAGCAACTCGAGTGGGGGCGACTGGCGGCCTACCTGGAGCAGTCCACGCGCTACATCCCGTACGACGACAAGCCGGGCGGGCGCTACCGCTACCACCGACCAGCCGAGGTCATGGCCGGGCCCCACGCCGACCGCTACATCGCCGACCTCGATCGGATGTTCGGCGCCTACGCCGAGCTGATCGAGCCCATGCAGGCCTGGGCCCGGGCGACTTATCCCCAAGACGCTCGGACCTCCGACGTCGCCTACCGCAACACCATCCGAGCCAAGGCCCTGGACTCGATCCGTGGTCTCCTGCCTGCGGCGACGACATCCAACGTCGGCATCTTCGCCTCGGGGCAGGCGTACGAGAACATGCTGCTGCGCATGGCCGGTCACGAGCTGGCCGAGGTTCGGGATGCGGCGCAGGCGATGTTGACCGAGCTCCGCACGGTCATCCCGAGCTTCCTCAAGCGGGTCGACCTGCCGGACCGCGGGGTGGCATGGACGCAGTACCTGCGCGCTGCGCGGCACAGCGCTGCTGAGGCTGCGTCGGCTCTGGATCTCCACCCGCCTCATGGGCGACCGGACGAGCAGGGGGCTGACGAGGAGGTCACACTGACCGCCTTCGGCCCGCCGGACGCCATGATCGACCTCGTCACCGGCATCCTCGCACCACACACCGCCGCGCCGGAGGCCCAGGTCCGCACGGCCGTCGACGACATGACCGCCGAGCAGCAGCAGCAGATCCTCTCCGAGTACGTGGGGAAGCGGACCAACCGTCGCCACCGGCCCGGCAGGGCCTTCGAGCGGCCCTGGTACCGCTTCGAGATCCTGTCGGACTACGGCGGCTTCCGGGACCTGCAGCGACACCGGATGCTCACGATCGAGTGGCAGTTGCTCACGCCCGCGCACGGATATGAGATGCCGCCGGAGGTGGCCGACGCCGGACTCACGACGCAGTACGACGCGATCATGAGACGCCAAGCCGAACTCCACGAGGTGCTGGCGGAGGCCCACGGCCCCCACGTCGCCCAGTACGCCGTCGGGTTCGGCTGGCGGATGCGCTACACGATGCAACTGAACGCCCGAGCGGCGATGCAGATGCTCGAGTTGCGCACCACGCCGCAGGGCCATCCTGCGTATCGGCGGGTGTGCCAGCGCATGCACCAGTTGATCCGGGCGGTCCACCCCGAGATCGCGGCTGCGATGTCCTACGTCGACCACTCGACGGGGGAGCTGGAGCGGCTGGCCGCCGAGCAAGCACTGGACGCCAAACGCGCCGCGCAGTGA
- a CDS encoding GAF domain-containing protein, giving the protein MSRPTADPILSAILTAATEATGATSGLLLSTEDRLMRVVATAGAVPADILGEPISAGEGVAGYVAASGQSLVLSADSADPRLGEGTASLIGHNPTSVLAVAIQGTARTLGVIELLDARSGAFSVDDTERATSHAAIAAAALTDERLGGTRDVPEPAELAAELRRLASTDPARYATVAAILEALVR; this is encoded by the coding sequence ATGAGTCGCCCGACCGCTGACCCGATCCTGTCCGCCATCCTGACCGCCGCGACCGAGGCAACCGGAGCCACGTCTGGCCTGCTGCTCTCGACCGAGGACCGCCTGATGCGCGTCGTGGCCACGGCTGGCGCCGTCCCAGCCGACATCCTGGGCGAGCCCATCTCCGCGGGGGAGGGGGTGGCCGGGTACGTCGCCGCGTCGGGCCAGTCGCTGGTCCTGTCCGCCGACTCCGCCGATCCACGTCTGGGTGAGGGCACCGCCTCGCTGATCGGACACAATCCCACGTCGGTCTTGGCCGTGGCCATCCAGGGCACCGCCCGAACGCTCGGCGTGATCGAGCTGCTCGACGCCCGCAGTGGCGCCTTCAGCGTCGACGACACCGAGCGGGCCACCAGCCACGCCGCGATCGCTGCCGCTGCGCTCACCGACGAGCGACTGGGCGGCACCCGAGACGTGCCCGAGCCGGCCGAGCTCGCCGCGGAACTCCGTCGTCTCGCCTCCACCGACCCGGCCCGCTACGCCACGGTCGCCGCCATCCTGGAGGCCCTGGTCAGGTGA
- the hmgA gene encoding homogentisate 1,2-dioxygenase — protein sequence MDNADTPSAESPQEPEYQTGFGNEFSSEAVPGALPRGQNNPQKPPLGLYTEQLSGTAFTVPNDRNRRTWMYRIRPSVRHAWRFEPADQDQIRSAPCREQDPPIGQLRWNPPPFPDHPTTFLTGLHTIATNGDAHTQTGMAAHIYMATRSMTDSYVYNADGELLIVPQDGGLRVRTECGVLHARPGEILLVPRGMVFAVDLLEETARGYVCENYGRLLELPERGPIGANGLANPRDFRSPVAAFEDHDRSGQLFVKFDGKLFVVETDHSPLDVVAWHGNHVPWVYDLRLFTTMGSISFDHPDPSIFTVLTSPSPDEGIANIDVVIFGDRWLVGEHTFRPPWYHKNIMSEFMGILYGVYDAKEEGFEPGGMSLHNSYFPHGPDHDAWIKATTSDLEPQKLADTMSFMFETRYPLIPTAYAGSIPALQDDYPSVWHSLERHFDRRTP from the coding sequence GTGGACAACGCCGACACGCCATCAGCTGAGTCGCCTCAGGAGCCCGAGTACCAGACGGGCTTCGGCAACGAGTTCTCCTCAGAGGCCGTCCCCGGTGCGCTCCCGCGAGGGCAGAACAACCCGCAGAAGCCCCCGCTCGGCCTGTACACCGAGCAGCTGTCCGGCACCGCCTTCACCGTCCCGAACGACCGCAACCGACGCACGTGGATGTACCGGATCCGGCCTTCCGTCCGCCACGCATGGCGGTTCGAGCCGGCGGACCAGGACCAGATCCGCAGCGCACCCTGCCGCGAGCAGGACCCGCCCATCGGGCAGCTCCGGTGGAACCCGCCCCCGTTCCCCGATCACCCCACGACCTTCCTCACCGGGCTCCACACCATCGCCACGAACGGTGACGCCCACACCCAGACCGGGATGGCCGCACACATCTACATGGCGACGCGGTCGATGACGGACTCCTACGTCTACAACGCCGACGGTGAGCTGCTGATCGTGCCCCAGGATGGTGGCCTGCGGGTTCGCACCGAGTGTGGCGTGCTTCACGCCCGGCCCGGCGAGATCCTCCTGGTTCCCCGGGGGATGGTCTTCGCCGTCGACCTGCTGGAGGAGACCGCGCGCGGCTACGTCTGTGAGAACTACGGGCGCCTGCTGGAGCTCCCCGAGCGCGGCCCGATCGGCGCCAACGGTCTGGCCAACCCGCGAGACTTCCGCTCGCCGGTCGCTGCCTTTGAGGACCACGACCGGTCGGGGCAGCTGTTCGTCAAGTTCGACGGAAAGCTGTTCGTGGTCGAGACCGACCACTCGCCACTCGACGTCGTGGCGTGGCATGGCAACCACGTCCCCTGGGTCTACGATCTGCGGCTGTTCACCACGATGGGGTCGATCAGCTTCGACCACCCCGACCCGTCGATCTTCACCGTCCTGACCTCCCCCTCACCGGATGAGGGCATCGCCAACATCGACGTCGTCATCTTCGGGGACCGCTGGCTGGTCGGCGAGCACACCTTCCGTCCGCCCTGGTACCACAAGAACATCATGAGCGAGTTCATGGGCATCCTGTACGGGGTGTACGACGCCAAGGAGGAGGGCTTCGAGCCCGGCGGCATGAGCTTGCACAACAGCTACTTCCCCCACGGCCCGGACCACGACGCGTGGATCAAGGCCACGACCTCCGACCTCGAGCCGCAGAAGCTGGCGGACACGATGTCGTTCATGTTCGAGACCCGCTACCCGCTGATCCCGACCGCCTACGCCGGCTCGATCCCGGCGCTGCAGGACGACTACCCGAGCGTCTGGCACTCCCTCGAGCGCCACTTCGACCGGCGCACGCCCTGA